In Paenibacillus kyungheensis, the following are encoded in one genomic region:
- a CDS encoding S8 family peptidase — protein sequence MERNMRIIPYEVIAHAEQVTETPTGVEMIQAPQVWDTTKGAGIIVAILDTGCDTDHPDLQGRITKGRNFTDDDQSNPDIYEDYNGHGTHVAGTIAAIQNNTGVVGVAPEVNLLIGKVLNKDGSGQIDWIIQGIEYAIEQKVDIISMSLGGPDDVPELHEAIQKAVNSNILVICAAGNEGDNDSNTDEYGYPGYYNEVISVGAINLNRQSSEFSNSNNEVDLVAPGENILSTYLDGKYATLSGTSMATPHVSGAMALIKVTANQSFERELTEPELYAQLIKRTIPLGDSPRLEGNGMVYLTAQEELAKLFKPQTIARLLNI from the coding sequence ATGGAACGTAATATGCGTATTATTCCTTACGAAGTGATTGCTCATGCAGAACAAGTTACTGAAACACCAACAGGTGTAGAAATGATTCAAGCTCCGCAAGTCTGGGACACTACCAAAGGTGCAGGTATTATCGTCGCTATACTTGATACAGGCTGTGATACAGATCATCCTGATCTACAAGGTCGTATTACCAAAGGACGTAACTTTACAGATGATGATCAAAGTAACCCTGATATCTATGAAGATTATAATGGTCATGGTACTCATGTAGCAGGTACGATTGCAGCGATCCAAAACAATACAGGTGTAGTCGGTGTAGCTCCAGAAGTGAATTTACTCATTGGTAAAGTTTTAAATAAAGATGGTTCTGGTCAAATTGACTGGATTATTCAAGGAATCGAGTATGCTATCGAGCAAAAAGTAGATATTATTTCGATGTCTCTTGGTGGGCCTGATGATGTACCTGAATTACATGAAGCGATTCAAAAAGCAGTCAACAGCAATATTCTAGTGATCTGTGCCGCTGGAAATGAAGGCGACAACGATTCTAATACTGACGAATATGGATACCCTGGTTATTATAATGAAGTCATTAGTGTAGGCGCAATCAATCTTAATCGCCAATCTTCCGAATTTTCGAACTCGAATAATGAAGTTGATCTAGTGGCTCCAGGTGAAAATATATTATCGACATATTTGGATGGTAAATATGCCACACTGAGCGGAACCTCTATGGCTACCCCTCATGTATCCGGTGCGATGGCGTTAATCAAAGTAACCGCGAATCAAAGCTTTGAACGAGAGTTAACAGAGCCTGAACTTTATGCTCAATTGATCAAGCGTACAATTCCTCTCGGTGACTCTCCTCGTCTCGAAGGAAATGGAATGGTCTATCTGACTGCTCAAGAAGAGCTTGCCAAATTATTCAAACCACAGACTATTGCTAGACTGTTAAATATTTAA
- the budA gene encoding acetolactate decarboxylase, with protein MGNHVIYQASTMIALLSGMYDGSVTFGELKKHGDFGIGTFHQLDGEMIAFDGKFYHLYPDGSAQQVGMQESTPFSTVTFFEEEKTFQINRTLTRQQLEKVLDDLLDSPNIFHAIRIDGQFREVNTRTVPHQQKPYKPFIEVTKSQPSFHFPNTGGVIAGFWTPAFAQGIGVAGYHLHFINDERNGGGHVLDFIVDHCTISICSSEDFQLALPHDQEYLHANLEVPNLERDIMTAEGAY; from the coding sequence ATGGGAAATCACGTAATATATCAAGCTTCAACAATGATCGCTTTACTCAGCGGTATGTATGATGGTTCAGTCACATTTGGCGAACTCAAAAAACATGGTGATTTCGGCATTGGTACGTTTCATCAATTGGATGGTGAAATGATCGCTTTTGATGGTAAATTCTATCACCTGTATCCAGATGGCAGTGCTCAGCAAGTCGGTATGCAAGAAAGTACACCGTTCTCGACAGTGACTTTTTTTGAAGAGGAAAAAACATTCCAGATCAATCGCACACTGACTCGTCAGCAATTGGAAAAAGTACTGGACGATCTACTGGATAGCCCTAATATTTTTCATGCAATACGTATCGATGGTCAGTTCCGTGAAGTCAATACACGAACTGTACCGCATCAACAAAAGCCGTACAAACCGTTTATCGAAGTAACCAAATCGCAGCCCTCTTTCCATTTCCCTAATACAGGCGGAGTGATTGCAGGCTTCTGGACACCAGCATTTGCTCAAGGAATTGGTGTAGCAGGTTATCACTTACACTTTATTAATGATGAGCGTAATGGTGGTGGTCATGTGCTCGACTTTATTGTGGATCACTGCACGATTTCAATATGCAGTAGCGAAGATTTCCAATTGGCTCTTCCACATGATCAAGAGTATTTACACGCCAATCTTGAAGTTCCTAATTTGGAGCGCGATATTATGACTGCTGAAGGTGCTTACTAA
- the alsS gene encoding acetolactate synthase AlsS — translation MDRLSTETKIKTTNPTDVAKTKVTTGADVVVDSLIAQGVEYIFGIPGAKIDAVFDVLQDRGPQLIVCRHEQNAAFMAAAIGRLTGKPGVCLVTSGPGASNLVTGLATANAESDPVVALAGAVSRTDRLKRTHQSMDNAGLFEPVTKYSVEVEHPNNVGEAITNAFREASASQPGAAFVSLPMDVLVSEAKKFNFHTMHTPQLGTAPTHLIDEVATAIRQAKLPVILLGMKASSPEVTQAIRELIRDTDIPVVETFQAAGAISRDLEKHFLGRVGLFCNQPGDLLLKQSDLVLTVGYDPIEYDPHLWNQEGQRLVFHLDNRKADIDHYYQPQSELIGNIALNIEALSTQLEGLRLSSPSLEVLARLHHKLEQDGKGFHSSHPDLVHPIEFMKTLRGMIGDTVTVACDVGSHYIWMARYFRSYEPRRLLFSNGMQTLGVAMPWAIGASLVRPNEKVISISGDGGFLFSSMELETAVRLNTPLVHIVWRDGAYDMVAFQQVMKYGRTSGVDFGKVDIVKYAESFGALGLRVTRPEELEDVLRQAMAHQGPVVVDVPIDYQDNIKLGEKLLPDAIN, via the coding sequence ATGGACAGATTGAGTACAGAAACCAAAATTAAAACAACGAATCCAACCGACGTAGCGAAAACAAAGGTGACAACAGGTGCTGATGTTGTTGTTGATAGCCTCATCGCTCAAGGAGTTGAATATATCTTCGGAATTCCAGGAGCTAAGATTGATGCAGTATTTGATGTTTTGCAAGATCGAGGTCCACAATTAATCGTATGTCGTCATGAACAAAATGCTGCTTTTATGGCGGCAGCAATCGGTCGTTTAACAGGGAAACCTGGCGTATGTCTTGTGACTTCAGGTCCAGGCGCATCTAATTTAGTCACAGGGCTTGCAACAGCCAATGCCGAAAGTGATCCAGTAGTTGCTCTTGCAGGTGCAGTCTCCAGAACAGATCGTCTCAAACGTACTCACCAATCGATGGATAATGCAGGATTGTTCGAACCGGTTACCAAATACAGCGTTGAAGTCGAACATCCTAACAATGTAGGCGAAGCAATTACGAATGCGTTCCGTGAAGCTTCTGCTTCTCAACCGGGAGCTGCTTTTGTTAGTTTGCCGATGGATGTACTGGTAAGTGAAGCCAAAAAATTCAATTTCCATACAATGCATACACCACAGCTTGGTACAGCACCTACTCATCTGATTGATGAAGTGGCTACAGCGATTCGCCAAGCCAAATTGCCTGTTATTTTATTAGGTATGAAAGCAAGTAGCCCTGAAGTAACGCAAGCGATTCGTGAATTGATTCGTGATACTGATATTCCAGTAGTCGAAACGTTCCAAGCTGCTGGTGCTATTTCGCGTGATCTCGAGAAACATTTTCTAGGTCGAGTCGGACTGTTCTGTAATCAACCCGGTGATCTACTACTCAAACAATCTGATCTAGTGCTCACTGTGGGTTATGATCCTATCGAGTATGATCCTCATTTATGGAATCAAGAAGGTCAACGACTTGTTTTTCATTTAGATAATCGCAAAGCGGATATTGATCATTATTATCAACCACAAAGCGAATTGATCGGTAATATTGCGCTTAATATAGAAGCTTTGTCTACACAGTTGGAAGGTTTACGCCTTTCTTCACCATCGCTTGAAGTGCTTGCACGTTTACATCATAAACTAGAACAAGATGGTAAAGGATTCCATTCTTCACATCCAGATCTTGTTCATCCGATAGAATTTATGAAAACATTACGCGGTATGATCGGCGATACAGTCACTGTGGCTTGCGACGTTGGCTCCCATTACATCTGGATGGCACGGTACTTCCGTTCTTACGAACCTCGTCGTCTGTTGTTCAGTAACGGTATGCAGACGTTAGGTGTGGCGATGCCTTGGGCAATCGGCGCTTCATTAGTACGTCCGAATGAGAAAGTAATTTCGATTTCTGGTGATGGCGGCTTCTTATTCTCTTCGATGGAACTAGAAACGGCTGTCCGCTTAAATACACCACTGGTGCATATTGTATGGCGTGATGGTGCTTACGATATGGTTGCTTTTCAACAAGTGATGAAATACGGTCGTACCTCTGGTGTCGATTTTGGTAAAGTCGATATTGTAAAATATGCTGAAAGTTTTGGCGCATTAGGGCTACGTGTTACTCGTCCTGAAGAGTTAGAAGATGTACTTCGTCAAGCGATGGCACATCAAGGTCCTGTTGTTGTGGATGTACCTATTGATTATCAAGATAATATCAAATTAGGTGAAAAATTATTACCTGATGCGATCAACTAA
- the queF gene encoding preQ(1) synthase, translated as MSGRQPDEMQDLTLLGNQGVKYNFEYDPSILENFDNKHPYRDYFVKFNCPEFTSLCPITGQPDFATIYISYIPDQKMVESKSLKLYLFSFRNHGDFHEDCMNIILNDLVKLMEPRYIEVWGKFTPRGGISIDPYTNYGKPGTKYEQMAEHRMMNHDMYPETIDNR; from the coding sequence ATGTCAGGAAGACAACCAGATGAAATGCAAGATTTAACATTGCTCGGCAATCAAGGCGTCAAATACAATTTTGAATACGATCCAAGTATTCTTGAAAATTTTGATAATAAACATCCTTATCGCGATTACTTCGTCAAATTTAACTGCCCTGAATTTACAAGCCTTTGCCCGATTACAGGACAGCCAGACTTTGCTACAATCTATATCAGTTATATCCCTGATCAAAAAATGGTTGAAAGTAAGTCACTTAAGCTTTACCTGTTCAGTTTCCGCAATCATGGTGATTTCCATGAAGACTGTATGAATATTATTTTGAATGATCTGGTTAAATTGATGGAACCTCGTTATATCGAAGTCTGGGGTAAATTTACGCCACGCGGCGGAATCTCTATCGATCCATATACAAACTACGGCAAGCCAGGTACGAAGTATGAGCAAATGGCAGAGCACCGTATGATGAATCATGATATGTATCCTGAAACGATCGATAATCGTTAA
- the queE gene encoding 7-carboxy-7-deazaguanine synthase QueE, producing MVIGQKTMFVRTAGCDYRCSWCDSAFTWDGSAKDQIMRLSAEEVYAQLFEIGGNRFNHVTISGGNPALLPQLGELVKLLAEKGIRTAVETQGSKWQDWLTDINEVTISPKPPSSGMTTNFEMLDDIIRRLEHNQISRYTAQAQETSLSYAGTSQFAHSFSLKVVIFDEHDLAYAERVHVRYPNVLLYLQTGNPDVTSADDQIAASLLKRYEWLIDQAMEMPAFNDARILPQLHTLVWGNKRGV from the coding sequence ATGGTGATCGGGCAGAAAACGATGTTTGTCCGTACAGCTGGTTGCGATTATCGTTGTAGCTGGTGTGATTCTGCTTTTACATGGGATGGCAGTGCCAAAGATCAGATTATGCGTCTTAGTGCTGAAGAAGTATATGCTCAATTGTTTGAAATTGGTGGCAATCGCTTTAACCATGTGACAATCTCAGGCGGGAATCCTGCATTGCTTCCTCAACTGGGTGAGCTGGTGAAATTGCTTGCTGAAAAAGGAATCCGTACCGCTGTTGAGACTCAAGGTTCCAAATGGCAAGATTGGTTGACCGATATTAATGAAGTTACGATCTCTCCTAAGCCACCAAGTTCAGGAATGACAACGAATTTTGAGATGTTAGATGATATTATTCGTCGTCTGGAACACAATCAGATTAGTCGCTATACCGCTCAAGCGCAAGAAACGTCTTTATCTTATGCAGGAACATCACAGTTTGCTCATTCGTTTAGCCTTAAAGTGGTTATTTTTGATGAACATGATCTGGCTTATGCAGAGAGAGTACATGTGCGCTATCCGAATGTATTGCTTTATTTACAGACGGGTAATCCGGATGTGACCAGTGCAGATGATCAGATTGCTGCTTCTTTATTGAAGCGTTATGAGTGGCTGATTGACCAAGCGATGGAGATGCCTGCTTTTAATGATGCTCGTATTTTACCGCAACTGCATACACTGGTATGGGGCAATAAGCGCGGAGTGTAG
- the queD gene encoding 6-carboxytetrahydropterin synthase QueD translates to MNQPGPFRIVEKLQQYGTDIQHEQLRYHRRRVLINKEFTFDAAHHLHAYEGKCMNLHGHTYRVIFGISGIPSDNGIVVDFGDIKDIWKAHIEPFLDHRYLNETLPPMNTTAENMVVWLYEQMELALQSEPYAAQVEGGRVEFVQLYETPTSYAEARREWMQA, encoded by the coding sequence ATGAATCAACCGGGCCCTTTCCGTATCGTCGAAAAGTTGCAGCAGTATGGTACTGATATCCAACATGAACAGCTCCGCTACCATCGTAGACGGGTGCTTATCAATAAAGAATTTACATTTGATGCGGCGCATCATTTACATGCCTATGAAGGTAAATGTATGAATCTGCATGGTCATACGTACCGGGTGATTTTTGGAATTAGTGGTATTCCGAGTGATAATGGAATCGTTGTAGATTTTGGCGATATTAAAGACATCTGGAAAGCACATATCGAACCTTTTCTGGACCATCGTTATTTGAATGAGACACTACCTCCGATGAATACAACGGCTGAAAATATGGTCGTGTGGTTATATGAACAAATGGAATTAGCATTACAAAGTGAGCCTTATGCAGCTCAAGTCGAAGGCGGACGTGTAGAATTTGTACAATTGTATGAGACACCAACCAGTTACGCAGAAGCAAGACGGGAGTGGATGCAAGCATGA
- the queC gene encoding 7-cyano-7-deazaguanine synthase QueC, giving the protein MLKNEKAVVVFSGGQDSTTCLFWAKEQFAEVEVVTFNYGQRHSAEIEVANQIANELGVEQTILDMSLLNQLAPNALTRSDIDITHEEGELPSTFVDGRNLLFLSFASIMAKQKGARHIITGVCETDFSGYPDCRDIFVKSLNVTLNLSMDHQFVIHTPLMWLDKAQTWEMADQLGAFDYVREKTLTCYNGIVGSGCGECPACKLRQAGLDRYLAERQQNNSTEGTRR; this is encoded by the coding sequence ATGCTTAAAAATGAAAAAGCGGTCGTCGTTTTCAGTGGTGGCCAAGATAGTACAACCTGTTTGTTCTGGGCAAAAGAACAATTTGCTGAAGTAGAAGTGGTAACGTTCAACTATGGTCAACGTCATAGCGCAGAGATCGAAGTCGCTAATCAAATCGCTAACGAATTAGGTGTTGAGCAAACGATTCTCGATATGAGTCTACTCAACCAATTGGCTCCTAATGCGTTAACTCGTTCGGATATTGATATTACGCACGAAGAAGGCGAATTACCAAGCACATTTGTGGATGGACGTAATTTGTTGTTTTTGAGCTTTGCTTCAATTATGGCCAAGCAAAAAGGCGCACGTCATATTATTACCGGTGTTTGTGAGACGGATTTTAGCGGATATCCCGATTGTCGTGATATTTTCGTCAAATCACTTAATGTAACGTTGAATTTATCCATGGATCATCAATTTGTGATTCATACTCCTTTGATGTGGCTTGATAAAGCTCAGACATGGGAAATGGCAGATCAATTAGGTGCTTTTGATTATGTACGTGAAAAAACGTTAACTTGCTACAACGGTATAGTTGGCTCCGGTTGCGGAGAATGCCCTGCTTGCAAATTGCGTCAAGCTGGACTAGATCGTTATCTGGCAGAACGTCAACAAAACAACTCTACTGAAGGTACACGTCGATGA
- the fosB gene encoding metallothiol transferase FosB gives MIHGIGHITFSVADIEHAMTFYINVFAVQPVLVKPKTVYFEIAGIWLALNVQEDIPRQEIHQSYTHIAFSVKEEDLETLQVRLQRAGATIEEGRQRNPEGEGQSIYFRDPDGHLLEFHTGTLEQRLDYYRR, from the coding sequence ATTATTCATGGGATAGGACATATTACATTTTCTGTAGCTGATATCGAGCATGCAATGACTTTTTATATTAATGTATTTGCTGTTCAGCCTGTATTAGTCAAACCGAAGACTGTTTATTTTGAAATAGCAGGTATTTGGTTAGCATTGAATGTACAAGAAGATATACCAAGACAAGAGATTCACCAATCATATACTCATATTGCTTTTTCGGTAAAAGAGGAAGATTTAGAAACTTTACAAGTTAGGCTTCAAAGAGCAGGTGCAACAATAGAAGAAGGCCGTCAGCGCAATCCAGAAGGAGAAGGGCAATCTATCTACTTCCGCGATCCGGACGGACATTTACTAGAGTTCCATACAGGGACGTTAGAACAACGATTGGATTATTATCGCAGATAA
- a CDS encoding VOC family protein, with amino-acid sequence MDEPQWEGDAPSYEICSCCFFQAGFDDDGASEPVTVEEYRKSWLRYKGTWANFLTRRPENWDLREQLKNIDVDLDKEDKPVIRSIGHITFSVADMERAVIFYIHVFGVQPLLVRPNIAYFESAGIWWTLNLQENMVKEESKQSYTHIAFSVKEEDIETLQARLLKAGATIEESHQHNPNGENKSIYFRDPDGHLLEFHTGTLEQQLDYYRR; translated from the coding sequence TTGGATGAACCGCAATGGGAAGGTGATGCTCCAAGTTATGAGATATGTTCTTGTTGCTTTTTTCAAGCAGGTTTCGATGATGATGGAGCAAGTGAGCCTGTGACTGTAGAAGAATATCGCAAAAGTTGGTTAAGATATAAGGGTACATGGGCTAACTTTCTTACACGTAGACCAGAAAATTGGGATTTGAGAGAACAGTTGAAAAATATTGATGTTGATTTAGATAAAGAGGATAAGCCTGTTATTCGTAGCATAGGACATATCACTTTTTCTGTAGCAGATATGGAGCGTGCAGTAATTTTTTATATTCATGTTTTTGGCGTACAACCTTTATTAGTAAGACCTAACATAGCTTATTTTGAAAGTGCAGGAATTTGGTGGACATTAAATCTGCAAGAAAATATGGTAAAAGAAGAAAGTAAACAGTCCTATACTCATATAGCTTTTTCAGTAAAAGAAGAAGATATAGAAACGCTACAAGCAAGATTATTAAAAGCAGGTGCAACAATAGAAGAAAGTCATCAGCATAATCCAAATGGGGAAAACAAATCTATCTACTTCCGCGATCCTGATGGACATTTATTAGAGTTCCATACAGGAACCTTGGAACAACAATTGGATTATTATCGCAGATAA
- a CDS encoding AIM24 family protein, whose product MPSSGQAVTIVLDEAEKLHMLHPGQVIAYTGPSGGRSDRFMDVKGMYRKRNLIRADFTGSCRFIASLPPGFNLMPIPISGGSDLLYDFRHLFYYTDGIKMQTRLLQFKNMLITRDAIKVKFSGEGEIGILTKGAVVEMKLHPTEPLYVDARSLLAYPENAQLKLSVYGNHLASQHMHYQWQMTGNGSVLIQSGHDSGELEKHLQGDGLFKRVLREVIPFGGIFIK is encoded by the coding sequence ATGCCTTCGTCCGGACAAGCGGTAACGATTGTACTAGATGAAGCAGAAAAATTGCATATGCTCCATCCCGGTCAAGTGATAGCATATACCGGCCCTTCTGGAGGACGCAGTGATCGCTTTATGGATGTTAAAGGAATGTACCGCAAACGTAATCTGATTCGAGCTGACTTTACAGGTTCATGCCGATTTATCGCTTCTCTTCCCCCCGGTTTTAATTTGATGCCTATTCCTATTAGTGGTGGTAGTGATCTTCTTTATGATTTCCGACACCTTTTTTATTATACAGACGGCATCAAAATGCAAACCCGACTCTTACAGTTCAAAAATATGTTAATTACCCGTGATGCGATCAAAGTAAAATTTAGCGGTGAAGGTGAAATCGGTATTTTGACCAAAGGTGCTGTTGTTGAAATGAAACTGCATCCTACCGAACCTTTATATGTAGATGCTCGTAGTCTACTTGCTTATCCTGAGAATGCTCAATTGAAGTTAAGTGTCTATGGTAATCATCTGGCTAGCCAGCATATGCATTATCAATGGCAAATGACAGGTAATGGCTCGGTACTGATTCAAAGTGGGCATGATAGTGGCGAACTGGAAAAGCATTTGCAAGGCGATGGATTGTTCAAGCGAGTGCTACGTGAAGTGATTCCTTTTGGTGGCATATTTATTAAATAA
- a CDS encoding EcsC family protein, translating into MNTMESQAELEQALQQIKKWEKNQGGLMFWDKLGRIPFMILDKMTPKMIRNKLGVVLNELGRFIQSGGTYLISSKAVLQRLAKEQGQAEQELTISQASQLPLQVMNKTADSLSKNRSNWAALQGATTGIGGIFTISADIPAMIGMSLKILQEIALCYGYDPKDPKERLFIMKCLQFASSDVVGKKSILAELSDFDHADTSKEVFSQMKGWHEVITTYRDNFGIKKLFQLIPVAGIAFGAFTNHTALESVAEAGKMLYRKRRIQERLQELQQAESSSPSLEKM; encoded by the coding sequence ATGAACACTATGGAGAGTCAGGCTGAACTTGAACAAGCATTACAACAGATTAAAAAGTGGGAAAAAAATCAAGGTGGTCTTATGTTTTGGGACAAATTGGGACGTATCCCTTTTATGATCCTCGATAAAATGACACCTAAAATGATCCGTAACAAATTAGGAGTAGTCTTAAATGAGTTAGGACGTTTTATTCAAAGTGGAGGAACATATCTAATTTCATCCAAAGCAGTCCTGCAACGTCTAGCCAAAGAACAAGGTCAAGCTGAGCAAGAGCTAACGATATCACAAGCATCTCAATTACCTTTGCAAGTGATGAACAAAACAGCAGACTCTTTATCCAAAAATCGTTCCAACTGGGCAGCGCTTCAAGGAGCAACAACAGGCATAGGCGGTATTTTCACTATTTCGGCAGATATTCCAGCAATGATTGGGATGTCGCTCAAAATACTACAAGAGATTGCATTATGTTACGGTTATGATCCAAAAGATCCGAAAGAGCGTTTGTTTATTATGAAATGTCTGCAATTCGCTTCTTCTGATGTAGTAGGCAAAAAATCAATTTTAGCAGAATTATCAGATTTTGATCATGCAGATACATCCAAAGAAGTATTTTCACAAATGAAAGGGTGGCATGAAGTCATCACCACCTATCGTGATAATTTTGGGATCAAAAAATTATTTCAATTGATCCCTGTTGCCGGGATTGCTTTTGGTGCATTTACGAACCATACTGCACTTGAAAGTGTCGCAGAAGCAGGTAAAATGTTGTATCGCAAACGTCGTATTCAAGAACGTCTACAAGAATTACAACAAGCTGAATCAAGTTCTCCTTCATTAGAAAAAATGTAA
- a CDS encoding M23 family metallopeptidase, protein MHKTSQSVRVTPSDTSEYPIHPDHLANELVKGNYEQIYSQTSQAFKEEVSWDTFLKVISSFGDDAKGFQAISELKQDHTIRKVWVDEQQRRGIVAVFADQLPDYPDHTILGLRVNELEKYPATDHIQTQTIFSPPVQQNWQVVWGGSNTLINYHYEYPNQRYAYDLIVTQNGSSYRGNAKKNNSYFAFGRPVTAPADGKIIKVVNDIADNTPVGSTNEQQPAGNYVIIQHADREYSMLAHFRQHSIRVQVGDTVKRGQVIGQCGNSGNSSEPHIHFQVMDQANWADSTSLPVQFVNNISPIQGEVMHPSL, encoded by the coding sequence ATGCATAAAACTTCACAATCTGTGCGTGTCACACCTAGCGATACATCAGAATATCCGATTCATCCCGATCATCTGGCAAATGAATTAGTCAAAGGAAATTATGAGCAAATTTATTCTCAGACTTCTCAAGCTTTCAAAGAAGAAGTATCATGGGATACGTTTCTCAAAGTTATTTCTTCGTTTGGCGATGATGCCAAAGGATTCCAAGCTATATCTGAACTCAAACAAGACCATACGATTCGCAAAGTCTGGGTAGACGAACAACAACGCCGCGGAATCGTTGCTGTGTTCGCTGATCAGCTTCCTGATTATCCAGATCATACAATTTTAGGATTACGTGTAAACGAGCTAGAAAAGTATCCTGCTACAGATCATATACAGACTCAAACGATATTCAGTCCACCTGTTCAGCAAAACTGGCAAGTGGTCTGGGGTGGTTCTAATACACTAATCAATTACCATTATGAATATCCGAATCAACGTTATGCTTATGATCTTATCGTTACTCAAAATGGATCTTCTTATCGTGGTAATGCGAAAAAGAACAATAGTTACTTTGCTTTTGGCCGACCGGTTACTGCACCTGCTGATGGCAAAATCATTAAAGTCGTGAACGATATTGCAGATAATACTCCTGTAGGTTCAACAAACGAACAACAGCCTGCTGGTAATTACGTGATCATTCAACATGCGGATCGTGAATACAGTATGCTTGCTCATTTTCGTCAACATTCGATTAGAGTACAAGTCGGTGATACGGTGAAGCGTGGACAAGTGATCGGACAATGTGGTAATTCTGGCAATTCCAGCGAACCTCATATTCATTTTCAAGTGATGGATCAAGCCAATTGGGCAGATTCTACTTCGTTACCTGTACAGTTTGTGAATAACATTTCACCTATTCAAGGCGAGGTTATGCATCCCTCATTATAG